A single Methanolobus sp. ZRKC5 DNA region contains:
- a CDS encoding ferredoxin, whose protein sequence is MANKDSKMPENVPGPYYVDENCIACQICADEAPNHFKMADNNSGAYVFKQPENDEEKKDCERALSICPVDAIGNDG, encoded by the coding sequence ATAGCAAATAAAGATAGCAAAATGCCGGAGAATGTTCCAGGCCCATATTATGTTGATGAAAATTGCATAGCATGCCAGATATGTGCGGATGAGGCTCCGAATCACTTTAAAATGGCCGATAATAATTCGGGTGCCTACGTTTTCAAACAGCCGGAAAATGATGAGGAAAAAAAAGATTGTGAAAGGGCACTGAGTATTTGCCCGGTTGATGCAATAGGAAATGATGGCTAA
- the ppsA gene encoding phosphoenolpyruvate synthase codes for MTLNSKYTRWFEEITIDDVPSVGGKNASLGEMYRELTDKEIKIPNGFAITADAYWHVLESAGVLEELKATLEGLDIDDITDLSQRGKKARNIVLDAGIPDDLWEEIKDAYDKLCEQYGEDTDVAVRSSATAEDLPNASFAGQQETYLNVHGYHSLKDACNRCFASLFTDRAISYRVNNGFDHFTVGLSIGVMKMVRSDLASSGVIFTIDTESGFENVVFITGAYGLGENVVQGLVNPDEFYVFKPTLKEGYRPIIKRKRGSKDIKMIYGRGDSRVLTRNVDVPEADRKRYCITDDEVLQLAKFAMTIEDHYSKKRGKHVPMDVEWAKDGETGELFIVQARPETVQSLKRKDVLETYYLDKSSDVIVTGRSVGSKIASGKVHVISDVALLPDFKAGEILVADTTTPDWEPVMKQAAAIITNKGGRTCHAAIVSRELGIPAVVGAEDATEKLRDGMDVTVNCAEGDAGNVHEGILPFHIETVDLKELEKTNTEIMMNLGNPEEAFAMSMIPNDGIGLARLEFIINSYIKVHPMALIHPEKVKDPEVLEEIDKLTGRYENKADFFVEKLAQGVATITAAFHPKPVVVRMSDFKSNEYASLVGGEYFEIEESNPMLGFRGASRYYDERYREGFALECKAMKKVRDEMGLTNLILMIPFCRRIEEAKKVIEEMKKNELVRGENGLKVYMMTEIPSNVLLIDEFSKHFDGFSIGSNDLTQLTLGVDRDSEILATSFDERDEAVKRMVSMAIQGAKRNNKHSGLCGQAPSDFPEFAEFLVKEGIDSISLNPDSVMKIALKVLQVEKRMGR; via the coding sequence ATGACATTAAACAGCAAGTATACCCGATGGTTTGAAGAAATAACTATAGATGACGTGCCTTCAGTCGGAGGCAAGAATGCATCCCTTGGAGAGATGTACAGGGAACTGACAGATAAGGAGATTAAAATTCCCAATGGTTTTGCGATAACTGCAGATGCCTACTGGCATGTCCTCGAGTCAGCAGGAGTGCTTGAAGAACTCAAGGCAACACTTGAGGGACTGGATATTGATGATATCACTGACCTTTCACAAAGAGGAAAGAAAGCCAGGAATATCGTGCTTGATGCAGGTATCCCCGATGACCTATGGGAAGAAATAAAGGATGCTTATGACAAACTCTGCGAGCAGTATGGAGAGGATACGGATGTGGCGGTTCGCAGTTCTGCAACAGCAGAGGACCTTCCAAATGCCTCCTTTGCAGGGCAGCAGGAAACGTATCTGAACGTGCATGGTTATCATTCTCTGAAAGATGCTTGTAACAGATGCTTTGCATCACTTTTTACTGACAGGGCAATCTCATATAGAGTGAACAACGGATTCGACCACTTCACAGTTGGCCTTTCCATAGGTGTAATGAAGATGGTACGCTCGGACCTCGCATCCAGCGGAGTGATATTCACCATCGATACAGAATCGGGTTTTGAGAATGTGGTATTCATAACCGGAGCCTACGGTCTTGGAGAGAATGTAGTACAGGGACTTGTCAATCCTGATGAGTTCTACGTTTTCAAACCTACACTGAAAGAAGGTTACAGGCCTATTATCAAGAGGAAGCGAGGGAGCAAAGATATCAAGATGATATACGGACGTGGTGATTCACGCGTGCTGACCCGTAACGTGGATGTGCCTGAAGCAGACAGGAAACGGTATTGTATCACAGATGATGAAGTGCTCCAACTGGCAAAATTCGCAATGACCATTGAGGACCACTATTCTAAAAAGAGAGGCAAGCATGTACCAATGGATGTGGAATGGGCCAAGGATGGCGAAACCGGAGAGCTGTTCATAGTACAGGCAAGGCCGGAGACGGTGCAGTCCCTAAAAAGGAAGGATGTGCTTGAGACCTATTACCTGGATAAGAGTTCGGATGTTATCGTAACCGGTAGAAGTGTCGGGTCAAAAATAGCCTCTGGCAAGGTCCATGTTATCTCGGATGTCGCACTACTTCCAGATTTCAAGGCAGGGGAGATACTTGTGGCCGATACCACTACTCCGGACTGGGAGCCTGTAATGAAGCAGGCAGCAGCCATCATAACCAATAAAGGCGGAAGGACTTGTCATGCAGCTATTGTGAGCCGTGAACTCGGCATCCCAGCTGTTGTAGGAGCAGAGGATGCCACGGAAAAACTGAGAGATGGCATGGATGTCACGGTGAATTGTGCAGAAGGGGATGCAGGCAACGTGCATGAAGGCATACTTCCATTCCACATCGAGACTGTTGACCTCAAGGAACTGGAGAAGACAAATACCGAGATCATGATGAACCTGGGCAATCCCGAGGAGGCCTTTGCGATGTCCATGATACCAAATGACGGTATAGGACTTGCAAGATTGGAATTTATCATTAACAGCTATATCAAAGTACACCCCATGGCGCTTATTCACCCTGAGAAGGTGAAAGATCCGGAAGTACTGGAAGAGATCGACAAACTCACAGGCCGGTACGAGAATAAAGCAGACTTTTTCGTGGAGAAACTCGCACAGGGTGTTGCAACCATTACAGCCGCATTCCACCCGAAGCCCGTGGTGGTGCGTATGAGCGATTTCAAATCCAACGAATATGCAAGCCTTGTAGGCGGAGAGTACTTTGAAATTGAAGAGAGCAACCCAATGCTGGGTTTCAGAGGAGCATCCCGTTACTATGATGAGCGTTACAGGGAAGGCTTCGCTCTTGAGTGTAAAGCCATGAAAAAAGTGAGAGATGAAATGGGCCTGACCAATCTCATACTTATGATCCCATTCTGCCGTCGCATTGAAGAAGCCAAAAAGGTCATTGAGGAAATGAAGAAGAATGAACTTGTAAGAGGAGAAAACGGACTTAAGGTCTACATGATGACCGAAATTCCCAGCAATGTCCTGTTGATAGACGAGTTCAGCAAGCACTTCGATGGCTTCTCCATCGGCTCCAACGACCTGACACAACTAACTCTCGGCGTGGACAGGGATTCCGAGATACTTGCAACTTCCTTTGACGAACGCGACGAAGCCGTGAAGAGAATGGTCTCAATGGCAATCCAGGGAGCTAAAAGAAACAACAAACACAGCGGCCTCTGCGGCCAGGCCCCCAGCGATTTCCCCGAGTTCGCAGAGTTTCTGGTGAAGGAGGGAATTGATTCAATATCATTGAACCCTGATTCAGTGATGAAGATCGCACTGAAGGTGTTGCAGGTGGAGAAGAGGATGGGGAGGTGA
- a CDS encoding IS66 family transposase gives MCIDREEILAVYEAGPEAVVELVTRLLGIIEHQSLQIAQLEERVRHLEEMLEKNSRNSSKPPSTDSYARNKPTLKSQRKKTNKHVGGQNGHPGTTLRINDDPDEVIVHPVNQCVNCGRSLASVPSDYERRQVFDIPPITINCIEHRCEIKTCPKCSHVNKALFPDGVTQPTQYGHRVKSFAVYLHTYQLLPYQRVTKLFSDILGCKISPATLVNTERSCFEKLGAFENTVKHLLKESPVINLDETGMRINAVRNWLHVAGTDKLTYYFAHRKRGSEAMDAMGILPGYTGVATHDFWKPYNKYECQHSLCNAHLLRELTGASENRDQQWPKIMSDLLICIKHHVDNDLLDTELIQRFSEDYDHITCLGVNENPPDPESNVRSKKRGRKKQTTVKNLLDRFIGHKEDILRFMYDQNVPFDNNQAEREIRMTKVQQKISGTFRSEQGAKNFCRIRGYVSTVNKNSESVIDAISAIFYGNSFVPKLQN, from the coding sequence ATTTGTATAGACCGCGAAGAAATACTTGCAGTTTATGAAGCTGGTCCAGAAGCAGTAGTAGAACTTGTAACTCGATTACTTGGGATAATTGAACATCAATCTCTCCAAATTGCACAACTTGAAGAGCGTGTCAGGCATTTGGAAGAAATGCTTGAAAAGAATAGTCGCAACAGTAGCAAACCACCTTCTACTGATTCTTATGCACGGAATAAACCAACCCTTAAAAGTCAAAGAAAAAAGACCAATAAGCATGTAGGTGGTCAAAACGGTCATCCTGGTACTACATTAAGAATAAATGATGATCCGGATGAAGTTATTGTTCATCCTGTTAATCAATGCGTCAATTGTGGGAGATCGTTAGCTTCTGTTCCCTCTGACTATGAAAGAAGACAGGTCTTTGACATTCCTCCTATAACTATCAATTGCATTGAACATCGTTGCGAGATTAAAACATGTCCCAAATGTTCTCATGTAAACAAAGCTCTTTTTCCAGATGGTGTAACTCAGCCGACTCAATACGGTCATCGAGTTAAGTCATTTGCAGTTTATTTGCACACTTACCAATTACTTCCTTATCAGCGTGTTACCAAGTTGTTCTCTGATATTTTGGGATGCAAGATAAGTCCTGCTACTTTGGTGAACACGGAACGTAGTTGTTTTGAGAAGCTTGGAGCTTTTGAAAATACAGTGAAACATCTCCTGAAAGAATCTCCTGTCATCAATCTGGATGAAACAGGAATGAGAATAAATGCAGTTCGTAATTGGCTTCATGTGGCAGGTACAGACAAACTGACCTATTATTTTGCACATCGCAAAAGGGGCTCAGAAGCAATGGATGCTATGGGCATATTACCAGGTTACACTGGTGTTGCAACACATGATTTTTGGAAACCGTACAACAAATATGAATGTCAACATTCATTATGTAATGCACATTTATTACGAGAGTTAACTGGAGCTTCCGAAAACAGGGATCAACAGTGGCCAAAGATAATGAGTGATCTCTTGATATGCATTAAACATCATGTTGATAATGATCTTTTAGATACTGAGCTAATTCAAAGGTTCAGTGAGGATTATGATCACATAACTTGTTTAGGAGTGAATGAAAATCCTCCTGATCCGGAATCAAATGTGCGGTCTAAAAAACGAGGACGTAAGAAGCAGACCACGGTAAAGAATTTGCTGGATAGGTTTATTGGCCATAAAGAGGATATCTTGCGATTTATGTACGACCAAAACGTTCCGTTTGATAACAATCAGGCTGAAAGAGAGATCAGAATGACGAAAGTACAGCAGAAGATATCAGGTACTTTCCGCAGTGAACAGGGTGCAAAAAATTTCTGCCGTATAAGAGGATACGTGTCTACTGTTAATAAGAATTCTGAATCTGTTATCGATGCAATTAGTGCAATATTTTATGGCAATTCATTTGTTCCAAAGTTGCAGAATTGA
- a CDS encoding AAA family ATPase: MRGVAGSGKTLVVACRAARLAELDKENKILIVSYNKTLVHYIKDMIKRTPFEFYTTQIVCTHFHGLCKDLLNELEYPKPKFFFLKCVVPAIEYALKNASHTGLSTDELKYDAILIDKAQDFKAEWIDLLRKFQKGRKEFLIVCDEAQNIYERNIKWTDNIGIKKGFAGPWGKLPNCIRLPRLIAEEVNRFLTMYLPNVKLHPIPTQTKLSEFNHILRWISCESDDEAKNQIEAAYNYLYSEIGQHPTDIVTLFQCSDMGEEMVKRFENKNIYVNHDFDDIHKESFWMGDARTKMSTIHSFKGFELKNVIVVIEFDNPYLIYTAISRSQENLIVINRVPKYDEYGKEWQNTKSFHVPN, from the coding sequence ATAAGAGGAGTGGCAGGGAGTGGAAAAACATTAGTAGTTGCATGCAGAGCAGCTAGATTGGCAGAACTAGATAAAGAGAATAAAATCCTTATTGTTTCGTATAACAAAACATTAGTGCATTATATAAAGGACATGATTAAAAGAACGCCTTTTGAGTTTTATACTACACAGATTGTTTGTACTCATTTCCATGGATTGTGCAAAGACTTATTGAATGAGTTGGAATATCCTAAGCCGAAATTTTTTTTTCTTAAGTGCGTTGTTCCAGCTATAGAATATGCCCTTAAAAATGCATCACATACTGGCCTTAGTACAGATGAATTAAAATATGATGCAATCTTGATTGATAAAGCTCAAGACTTCAAAGCTGAATGGATTGATTTATTGAGGAAATTCCAGAAAGGAAGAAAAGAGTTTTTGATAGTTTGTGACGAAGCACAGAATATCTATGAGCGTAATATAAAGTGGACCGACAATATAGGGATAAAAAAAGGTTTTGCTGGCCCATGGGGCAAACTACCCAATTGCATCCGTCTTCCTAGGTTGATAGCCGAAGAAGTTAACAGATTTTTAACTATGTATTTACCGAATGTAAAATTGCACCCCATACCTACACAAACCAAATTGTCTGAATTTAACCATATATTAAGATGGATATCTTGTGAAAGTGATGATGAAGCAAAAAATCAAATTGAAGCTGCATATAATTACTTATATAGTGAAATTGGCCAACACCCAACAGATATTGTTACGCTTTTCCAATGTAGTGATATGGGTGAAGAAATGGTCAAAAGATTCGAAAATAAAAACATTTACGTAAACCATGATTTTGATGATATACATAAGGAATCCTTTTGGATGGGAGATGCTCGAACTAAAATGAGCACAATCCATAGTTTCAAAGGGTTTGAACTTAAAAATGTCATAGTTGTTATTGAATTTGATAACCCGTATCTCATATATACAGCGATATCAAGAAGTCAGGAAAATTTAATTGTTATAAATCGCGTTCCTAAATATGATGAATATGGAAAAGAATGGCAAAATACAAAATCATTTCATGTACCAAATTAA
- the cas1 gene encoding CRISPR-associated endonuclease Cas1, which yields MGYRRPVGAGDKTNVMLNYVYSLLEAECMRTINAVGMDVHVGFLHEMATGKNSLVYDLQEPFRFLVDFAVISLIESRKMENKDFIRTESYSLRLKPSGAKKVTEEFNNWMNKKVAYKKQSVMWSYALLLKTRELAQYLVGKRKNLDFSKPAYAVERQDSDEIRQKILSIPYSEWKKMGFSKGTLHYMKKNAEADKPFSLNAHVRERVEMWGEC from the coding sequence CTGGGATATAGAAGACCGGTGGGAGCAGGGGATAAGACCAATGTTATGCTCAATTACGTTTATTCTCTTCTTGAAGCTGAGTGCATGAGAACCATTAATGCAGTTGGTATGGATGTACATGTAGGCTTTTTGCATGAAATGGCAACAGGTAAGAACAGCTTAGTCTATGATCTCCAAGAGCCTTTCAGATTCCTTGTTGATTTTGCAGTTATTAGCTTGATTGAGTCGAGAAAAATGGAGAACAAGGACTTTATCAGGACTGAGAGCTATTCATTGAGGCTCAAACCATCGGGAGCTAAGAAGGTGACTGAGGAGTTCAACAACTGGATGAATAAGAAGGTAGCTTACAAGAAACAATCTGTTATGTGGAGTTATGCTCTGTTATTGAAGACTAGGGAGCTTGCTCAGTATCTTGTTGGTAAAAGGAAGAATCTTGATTTCAGTAAGCCTGCTTATGCTGTTGAAAGGCAGGATTCAGACGAAATCAGGCAGAAGATTCTAAGTATTCCATACTCTGAATGGAAGAAGATGGGTTTCTCTAAAGGCACTCTACATTACATGAAAAAGAATGCTGAAGCGGATAAGCCATTTAGCTTGAATGCACATGTCAGGGAAAGAGTAGAAATGTGGGGAGAGTGTTGA
- a CDS encoding 4Fe-4S double cluster binding domain-containing protein, with protein sequence MNLKQEIQERAFQEGFQLFGVSDLEKLEKVDFPDDRGMMRPSEVMPEAKSAFVMGLVLWDEGLNAAIASVSTGDFSGGEADYYNLYYEVTETRAWRLISWLNEKGYKALPSHAVHEKVAAYLAGLGFIGHNTQVITPEYGPRVRWVTVLTDAELEPDEPFDRDLCAEQPLCQKQSLCVKSCPYQAIIPGPSQGVEPGKKVLYDKCVVSHEFDKDVSPQNEKHIRRITERGFMECTICNLVCPYGKPVEERIIPGKRGLD encoded by the coding sequence ATGAACTTAAAACAAGAAATACAAGAACGTGCTTTCCAAGAAGGTTTCCAACTTTTTGGTGTTTCAGATTTAGAAAAACTGGAAAAGGTTGATTTCCCAGATGATAGAGGAATGATGCGGCCATCTGAAGTAATGCCTGAAGCTAAATCTGCATTTGTAATGGGTTTAGTTCTCTGGGACGAAGGTTTGAATGCTGCAATAGCATCTGTAAGTACGGGCGATTTCTCTGGAGGGGAAGCTGACTATTACAATTTGTACTATGAAGTAACCGAAACTCGTGCATGGCGCTTGATTTCTTGGTTAAATGAAAAGGGATACAAAGCACTTCCATCTCATGCAGTTCATGAAAAGGTTGCTGCATATCTTGCAGGATTAGGATTTATAGGGCATAATACTCAGGTTATAACTCCTGAATATGGACCCAGAGTCAGATGGGTGACAGTATTGACAGATGCGGAACTTGAGCCAGATGAGCCTTTTGACCGGGATCTGTGTGCAGAACAACCTCTATGTCAGAAACAGTCTCTGTGTGTTAAAAGTTGTCCATATCAAGCGATTATTCCCGGCCCTTCCCAAGGAGTAGAACCCGGAAAGAAAGTTCTTTATGATAAATGTGTAGTTTCCCATGAATTTGACAAAGACGTTTCTCCTCAAAATGAGAAACACATACGTCGTATAACAGAAAGGGGATTCATGGAATGTACAATATGTAATCTGGTATGTCCCTACGGAAAACCAGTGGAAGAACGCATAATTCCTGGTAAAAGAGGCCTTGATTGA
- a CDS encoding YkgJ family cysteine cluster protein, which produces MLSDLPFFETIQEILSHYSYPPTCPALCCKIADINLDENDLDLLMQAPNYKADVIEACSEEGEYPYKIQPPCPFLDSNMCSVYEWRPTICRMFPFNICNVPDVLLLFPGDMGANIFKDYVEYSENILKQPIPAKTIDEFEQSHRSFESKLEQGLPIPMLTIKIKTLAPFKEYLRSKYA; this is translated from the coding sequence ATGTTAAGTGATTTACCTTTTTTTGAAACTATTCAGGAGATACTTTCACACTATTCTTATCCACCTACATGTCCTGCACTTTGCTGCAAAATAGCAGATATAAATCTGGATGAAAATGATCTGGATCTATTAATGCAGGCACCAAACTATAAGGCTGATGTGATTGAAGCCTGCAGTGAAGAAGGAGAATATCCGTACAAAATACAACCTCCTTGCCCTTTTTTGGACTCTAACATGTGCAGCGTATATGAATGGAGACCAACAATATGTCGAATGTTTCCGTTTAACATCTGCAATGTTCCAGATGTATTGCTTCTCTTTCCAGGTGATATGGGGGCAAATATATTCAAAGACTATGTCGAATATTCAGAGAATATACTAAAGCAACCTATTCCTGCAAAAACAATCGATGAATTCGAACAATCACATCGTTCTTTTGAGAGCAAGCTTGAACAGGGTTTGCCCATTCCCATGTTAACTATTAAAATTAAGACTCTGGCACCTTTTAAGGAATATCTAAGATCAAAATATGCTTAG
- a CDS encoding LrgB family protein, which translates to MSELISLFIESPVFGIGISLLTFYAGGLLYKKTGSPLMNPLVLSMLMIIALLLSFHISFEDYNRGGQFISFFLGPATVILAVPLYKKISLLKDNIVPILAGISIGSAAGIVSIIVMCKMFGLDELVSISMLPKSVTTPIGIEVSSQLGGLPSITVAAIVFTGIAGVLLVPMICKLFRIENKVAVGIAIGTSSHALGTTKAVELGETEGAMSGLAIGIAGFVTVFLAPILAKLLM; encoded by the coding sequence ATGAGTGAGCTTATTTCTCTGTTTATTGAGTCTCCTGTATTTGGCATAGGAATATCCCTACTGACATTCTACGCAGGTGGCCTGCTCTACAAAAAAACAGGTTCACCCCTCATGAACCCGCTTGTACTGAGTATGTTAATGATCATAGCTCTCCTTTTGAGCTTTCATATCAGTTTTGAAGACTACAACAGGGGCGGGCAGTTCATATCATTCTTCCTGGGTCCGGCTACCGTTATCCTGGCTGTACCCCTGTACAAGAAGATTAGCCTGCTGAAAGATAATATTGTTCCCATTCTTGCTGGTATCAGTATAGGTTCTGCCGCAGGTATCGTAAGCATTATTGTCATGTGCAAGATGTTCGGCCTTGATGAGCTTGTAAGTATTTCAATGCTACCAAAATCAGTCACAACCCCCATTGGAATAGAGGTATCCAGCCAGCTTGGAGGTCTGCCATCTATAACTGTGGCAGCCATAGTCTTTACGGGCATAGCCGGTGTGTTGCTGGTTCCTATGATCTGCAAATTGTTCAGGATAGAAAACAAGGTGGCTGTAGGAATTGCAATTGGAACATCATCCCACGCACTTGGCACGACCAAAGCCGTTGAGTTGGGAGAGACCGAGGGAGCCATGAGCGGTCTGGCGATAGGTATTGCAGGTTTCGTTACTGTGTTCCTTGCTCCGATACTGGCCAAGTTGCTCATGTGA
- a CDS encoding CidA/LrgA family protein gives MKHLIQFAIILAICFMGDLLHNYFNLHIPGNVLGMMLLLLFLLTGIIKLSMIEDVSNFMLKHLSFFFIPAAVGLITCFSILEGKWIALMFISVVSTFIIAVVTGTTIQILMNRRQSDE, from the coding sequence ATGAAGCATCTTATTCAGTTCGCCATAATTCTGGCTATATGTTTTATGGGTGACCTCTTACATAATTACTTTAATCTGCACATTCCGGGAAATGTTCTGGGAATGATGCTGTTGTTATTATTTCTTTTGACAGGTATCATCAAACTGTCCATGATAGAGGATGTAAGCAATTTCATGCTAAAACATCTCTCATTTTTCTTCATTCCGGCAGCCGTGGGTTTGATTACCTGCTTCTCGATACTTGAAGGAAAATGGATTGCTCTGATGTTCATATCCGTGGTTTCGACCTTTATTATTGCAGTTGTAACTGGTACAACAATACAGATACTAATGAATAGGAGACAGTCCGATGAGTGA